The following are encoded together in the Anopheles nili chromosome 3, idAnoNiliSN_F5_01, whole genome shotgun sequence genome:
- the LOC128724003 gene encoding uncharacterized protein LOC128724003: MSKRSGYFQLKEPFAAKKPKLDLEIIPSQQYKPQPSTSTSNTSAKVAVENEALNLWDDDDDEIILRATQAVEADITFGKFSRSVSSSTQMLLEAHSSHNMTKPQDKLFAELLDVPMSQKDDEYNYPAKGNKIDELFIQEFNEDFNLKQYELIEQIPPNRSRIDPPKATVEFKAPAPVFKPYTTDIATSHAIKREETPSTSGLAFKPKTATVPSQSFKLSLPKATPSSSAKTEQEAKDSASIKQDRAKDIQVKFLTKHVQDLDKKVENLQKDYREAFDKLQVKDGEVSMLRYELKMVKGTNDQLRLEKISEKETISKEWLEKIKDLEKIIMAQKAELDFKDMEVMNLKTKRLNSSIRVAEQQSKSVDAKSAPVELEAPDKKANNAPSFILSDALSKLSFDDRMDDIDRFEIDPQAFSISPDGAVHDGRKSRKFSKLSRTESLISEHLISLQTYLSQMVSNVMTSGSNSPMRLSAEMLPKVVLATEKGLNEVIQYCQRLGQQKEHAASQCSAGQLVERTAEGCSTSRIDHSCAMNIFQPDKLFVGEQAIVMRRFLALVAIFCRCSADLVTNHLLKSGQILQLANSFKCISITSVPYELHGVITAAATLLNGIIFRGRLLKTFGENGSQLMELFRSIVVCQTDAPSSLVELSQFLCQLSAYAQDGSVLELLNLLCYGHLPTGQSDSKRLYRMKSISFSKETCTLQMFAALLESSVRQHVTYERWQLKPLLANAEYTINFLRNSLFRPSNWVKLFLYKDDPTGCDLCHIRMVSAFIKLFHRVLLCWNQQTVWEEQDIARVHGIAQNGLLLMYDLFQTAYRKKLLLFCSHEVRYRLRISYDWLKMYEKDFRFQHVHSTTLGLLDMRLLMSDPLRINLENESKQQDEENKPCGRVANSGELTTQGAVG; the protein is encoded by the exons ATGTCGAAAAGATCGGGATATTTCCAACTAAAGGAACCATTCGCTGCCAAGAAACCGAAGCTAGATTTAGAGATCATTCCAAGTCAACAGTACAAGCCGCAACCTAGCACATCTACTTCTAACA CGTCTGCGAAGGTCGCTGTGGAGAACGAAGCGTTGAATCTctgggatgatgatgacgacgaaaTCATTTTGCGGGCAACGCAGGCCGTCGAGGCCGATATTACGTTCGGCAAGTTCAGCCGTAGTGTCTCATCGAGTACACAGATGCTGTTGGAAGCACACTCTTCGCATAACATGACCAAACCCCAGGACAAGCTGTTTGCCGAGTTGCTGGATGTGCCCATGTCGCAGAAGGATGACGAGTATAACTACCCGGCCAAGGGAAACAAGATCGACGAGCTTTTCATTCAAGAGTTCAATGAAGACTTCAACTTGAAGCAGTATGAGCTGATTGAACAGATTCCACCGAACCGAAGTAGAATCGATCCTCCCAAAGCAACGGTGGAATTTAAGGCACCTGCTCCTGTGTTTAAGCCTTATACGACAGACATCGCTACATCACATGCAATCAAGCGGGAAGAAACGCCCTCGACAAGCGGATTGGCTTTTAAACCCAAAACAGCAACCGTGCCTTCGCAATCATTTAAACTTTCTCTACCAAAAGCTACTCCCAGTAGCTCAGCAAAAACGGAGCAGGAAGCAAAAGACTCCGCATCAATCAAGCAAGACCGCGCAAAAGATATCCAGGTAAAGTTTCTCACCAAACACGTGCAGGATTTGGAtaaaaaggtggaaaacctGCAGAAGGATTACCGCGAAGCTTTCGACAAGCTGCAGGTGAAAGATGGTGAGGTGTCGATGCTGCGATACGAACTCAAAATGGTAAAAGGCACCAACGATCAGTTGCGGTTGGAGAAGAtaagcgagaaggaaacgaTCAGCAAGGAGTGGCTGGAAAAGATAAAAGATCTTGAGAAAATTATCATGGCACAAAAGGCCGAGCTGGACTTTAAAGATATGGAAGTAATGAATCTGAAAACCAAGCGTCTGAATAGCTCGATACGTGTGGCTGAGCAGCAAAGTAAAAGCGTTGATGCAAAATCTGCGCCAGTCGAGTTAGAGGCTCCGGATAAAAAGGCGAACAATGCTCCATCGTTCATCCTTTCCGATGCATTGTCAAAGTTATCCTTTGATGATCGGATGGATGATATCGATAGGTTCGAAATTGACCCGCAAGCCTTTTCAATATCTCCCGATGGTGCAGTTCATGACGGACGAAAGTCACGGAAGTTTTCCAAGCTCTCTCGAACGGAGTCGCTGATATCAGAGCATCTCATTTCGCTTCAAACTTACCTTTCGCAAATGGTTAGCAATGTGATGACTAGCGGTAGCAATTCTCCGATGAGACTGTCCGCGGAAATGCTCCCGAAAGTTGTCCTAGCAACCGAGAAAGGTTTGAACGAGGTCATTCAGTATTGCCAACGACTTGGGCAACAAAAAGAACACGCTGCCAGCCAATGTAGCGCGGGACAGTTAGTAGAACGTACCGCTGAAGGGTGTTCTACGAGCCGAATAGACCACTCTTGTGCCAtgaacatttttcaacccGATAAACTGTTTGTTGGCGAACAGGCAATAGTGATGCGTCGGTTCCTAGCGTTAGTCGCGATATTTTGTAGGTGTTCGGCTGATTTGGTGACCAATCACTTGTTGAAGAGCGGTCAAATTTTACAACTGGCAAACAGCTTTAAATGCATCAGTATAACA AGCGTCCCGTATGAGCTTCACGGTGTGATTACGGCTGCGGCCACCCTGTTGAACGGGATAATCTTTCGCGGTAGACTATTAAAAACATTCGGCGAAAATGGTTCCCAACTAATGGAACTGTTTCGCTCAATCGTTGTGTGTCAAACCGACGCACCTTCCTCGCTGGTGGAACTATCCCAGTTTTTGTGCCAACTATCTGCTTATGCTCAGGATGGTAGCGTGCTTGAATTGCTTAATCTGTTATGTTACGGTCATCTTCCAACGGGTCAAAGCGATTCTAAGAGATTGTACAGAATGAAATCGATCAGCTTTTCAAAAGAAACGTGCACATTGCAAATGTTCGCCGCTCTGCTGGAGAGCTCCGTTAGGCAACACGTAACGTACGAACGGTGGCAGTTAAAGCCTCTGCTGGCAAATGCGGAATATACGATCAATTTCCTGCGAAATTCGCTGTTTCGGCCGTCCAACTGGGTGAAGCTATTTCTTTATAAAGACGATCCGACTGGTTGCGATCTTTGCCACATTCGGATGGTGTCGGCATTCATAAAATTGTTTCATCGGGTGTTATTGTGCTGGAATCAACAAACAGTCTGGGAGGAGCAGG ATATTGCCAGAGTGCACGGGATTGCTCAGAATGGATTGCTGCTAATGTACGACCTCTTCCAGACGGCATACCGCAAAAAGTTGCTGCTTTTCTGCAGCCACGAGGTGCGATATCGACTCAGGATATCGTACGATTGGTTGAAGATGTATGAAAAAGACTTTCGCTTCCAACATGTACACT CTACCACCCTCGGATTGTTGGATATGCGTTTGCTGATGAGCGATCCGCTTCGAATAAATTTGGAAAATGAGAGCAAACAAcaggacgaagaaaacaaaccgtgCGGAA
- the LOC128725982 gene encoding nidogen — MSYKRQLLLAVGVMLPLLAQAVDPPDLYSYTHEAGEVLPRGDEEFQYMSLGLPAFFYNEQYDGVYINTNGILSFGGELVGFLNLPFPLGNPSIAAFYANVDTTLPNDTATIVYFKTRDPGLLHRTTMLVHESFSNHVDFEAKQVFVATWEHVGHYNMKNDVQNSFQVAIIQGEADTFVQFLYPEGGINWIQGDTGDSGLPDVRAQAGFTGEDDRTFALPGSGTDNVRHLTMSSNINQPGIWLYRVGPLAPDANVELPDLQLEQEPTEPISCADGGRFKCHSAASCHTNRRGFCCQCKPGYYGNGFSCVKNDVPLRVAGKVLGNVNGEIVDTQLQSYIVMADGRTYTAISPLEEQMGSNLQLAQILGGTIAWLFAKPLGATVNGYQLTGGKFNHSSTLQFETGEMFLITQRYSGLNVWDQLALDVELSGQLPPVPALEKLYLDDYSVSFRRSARGRLQAVSSHSFRVDSQARNISFTLYQDLSFESCLGNEDSSDAKDESLLKITRVNLGYEPRERAVRMGMLSKMVLGDQFNPCDESNCGDNTICVPKPDDTFDCNCKNGFTYVPYGASRRINCVDIDECSGVNICDENAQCFNEPGGYSCRCNPGFEGNGYQCDKYTGHSQPTSSSYTVSTPASYGSYNEVDSDPDQQEPDQCERCAEFADCVQGQCQCRTGYEGDGTSYCQALCDAESVWNGETCVKESYVEEEEITPFCTNYGCTCPTGYTLIEYAYNQICRRVALDPEDTATDNMASCDVENNCSPHANCEWRDNVYRYECICNPGYDGNGYTCVEKEVSCLDDEEICDIHASCNYILNLKMSICVCNKGYEGDGRTCQLAPECSVDDDCGMNSECQDGLCICQAGFERDLSDFCVRAGSCGGAYCAENAVCVIDPTQKIPYCHCPPGFVGDGVSQCRSIPPPCNVRNNCGLHASCAPSHRDSSTFECMCNAGFFGDGFVCTPERNCANIPSLCDPNAYCEHGTNGYQCICKDGYLGNGTVCNTAHRLDDGFLLISQGVANIHVPLNGGLGYPVTMAFMSIGLDRDCAEGRIYWSDIAAQQIVSAKYDGTDQKPFITKDIVSPEGVAVDWISRRLYWTDSAKDTIEVASLENPEQRSVLVSKYLVNPRGIAVDPHQSKLYWSDWNRDGPKIEWSNLDGTERQLLVDSPRVSLPNSIQVSMASGELCYADAGTKKVECIDTYSRQIRTIASNLTYPFGLAVTDDLFYWTDWVSKKIESIDVYGVRQKSINSPVFGNHKMYGMTAVTDKCPLFHSPCVINNGECPEDKICLINPRAPSGRSCKCTRNCNDVILDY; from the exons ATGTCGTACAAACGGCAACTACTGCTCGCGGTTGGTGTGATGTTGCCGCTTCTTGCTCAGGCGGTGGATCCTCCCGATCTCTACAGTTACACGCACGAGGCGGGCGAAGTACTGCCACGGGGTGACGAAGAGTTCCAGTACATGAGCCTGGGTCTGCCAGCGTTCTTCTACAACGAGCAATACGACGGTGTTTAC ATCAACACCAACGGCATACTATCCTTCGGTGGAGAGCTGGTAGGTTTTCTGAACCTACCGTTCCCTCTTGGGAACCCTTCGATCGCAGCATTCTACGCGAACGTGGACACCACGCTGCCCAATGATACCGCCACGATCGTGTACTTCAAGACGCGTGATCCGGGGCTACTCCACCGTACGACGATGCTGGTGCACGAGAGCTTCAGTAATCACGTCGACTTCGAGGCGAAGCAGGTGTTCGTGGCCACCTGGGAACACGTGGGCCACTACAACATGAAGAACGACGTGCAGAACTCCTTCCAGGTGGCCATCATCCAGGGTGAAGCGGACACGTTCGTGCAGTTCCTGTACCCGGAGGGTGGCATCAACTGGATCCAGGGTGATACCGGTGACAGTGGACTACCGGATGTGCGTGCTCAGGCCGGTTTTACCGGTGAGGATGACCGCACGTTCGCGCTACCCGGTTCGGGAACCGACAAT GTGCGTCACCTGACCATGTCGTCGAACATCAACCAACCGGGTATTTGGCTGTACCGAGTCGGACCACTTGCTCCGGATGCGAATGTCGAGCTTCCGGATCTGCAGCTGGAGCAGGAACCAACGGAACCGATCAGCTGCGCAGATGGAGGCCGCTTCAAGTGCCATTCGGCTGCATCCTGTCACACCAACAGAAGGGGCTTTTGCTGTCAGTGTAAACCGGGGTACTACGGCAACGGATTCAG CTGTGTCAAGAACGATGTCCCTCTGCGTGTTGCGGGAAAAGTGCTTGGAAACGTGAATGGCGAAATCGTCGATACGCAGCTGCAGTCATACATCGTGATGGCGGATGGAAGAACATACACCGCCATCAGCCCGCTCGAGGAGCAGATGGGTTCAAACCTACAGTTGGCTCAGATCCTCGGTGGAACCATCGCGTGGTTGTTCGCGAAACCGCTGGGAGCGACGGTCAACGGTTACCAGCTGACTGGTGGCAAGTTTAACCACTCCAGCACGCTGCAGTTCGAAACGGGTGAGATGTTCCTCATCACCCAACGCTACAGCGGGTTGAACGTGTGGGATCAGCTCGCGCTTGACGTGGAACTGTCCGGTCAActgccaccggttccggcaTTGGAGAAACTATACCTCGACGACTACAGCGTGTCGTTCCGTCGATCTGCCCGAGGCCGACTACAAGCTGTCAGTTCGCACAGCTTCCGGGTGGATTCGCAGGCACGCAACATCTCGTTCACACTGTACCAGGACCTTTCCTTCGAGAGCTGCCTTGGGAATGAGGACTCAAGCGACGCCAAGGACGAGTCGCTGTTGAAGATCACGCGCGTCAACTTGGGCTACGAACCACGCGAACGCGCCGTCCGCATGGGAATGCTCAGCAAGATGGTGTTGGGTGATCAGTTTAACCCGTGCGACGAGTCCAACTGCGGTGATAACACCATCTGCGTACCCAAACCGGACGATACCTTTGAT TGCAACTGCAAGAACGGGTTCACGTACGTTCCGTACGGTGCGAGCAGGCGTATCAATTGCGTGGACATCGACGAGTGTTCGGGTGTGAATATCTGTGACGAAAATGCGCAGTGCTTCAACGAGCCTGGTGGCTACAGTTGCCGCTGTAACCCGGGCTTCGAGGGTAACGGATACCAGTGTGATAAGTACACCGGACACAGCCAACCGACCTCGTCATCGTACACCGTCTCGACGCCGGCTAGCTATGGTAGCTACAACGAGGTGGATAGTGACCCGGATCAGCAGGAACCGGACCAGTGCGAG CGTTGCGCGGAATTCGCCGATTGCGTGCAGGGCCAATGCCAGTGCCGAACGGGATATGAAGGTGATGGAACGTCGTACTGTCAGGCGCTGTGTGATGCTGAAAGTGTCTGGAACGGAGAAACCTGCGTAAAGGAGTCGTACGTCGAGGAAG AGGAGATCACACCGTTCTGTACGAACTACGGGTGCACGTGTCCGACCGGATACACGCTGATCGAGTACGCGTACAACCAGATCTGCCGCCGGGTGGCGCTTGACCCAGAGGACACCGCCACAGACAACATGGCTTCCTGCGACGTGGAGAACAACTGCAGCCCACACGCGAACTGCGAGTGGCGCGATAATGTGTACCGTTACGAGTGCATCTGCAATCCCGGGTACGACGGTAACGGTTACACGTGCGTGGAGAAGGAGGTGTCGTGTTTGGACGATGAAGAGATCTGCGACATCCACGCGTCCTGCAACTACATCCTGAACCTGAAGATGTCGATCTGCGTGTGCAATAAGGGCTACGAGGGTGATGGACGTACGTGCCAGCTGGCACCGGAATGCTCGGTTGATGACGATTGTGGCATGAACTCGGAATGTCAGGATGGGTTGTGCATCTGTCAGGCAGGATTCGAGCGTGATCTGTCAGACTTTTGCGTACGCGCAGGGTCCTGCGGTGGAGCGTACTGTGCCGAAAACGCCGTGTGTGTAATAGATCCGACGCAGAAAATCCCGTACTGCCACTGTCCGCCGGGTTTCGTCGGTGATGGAGTATCGCAGTGCCGTTCGATTCCACCACCGTGCAACGTGCGCAATAACTGCGGTTTGCATGCGTCCTGCGCACCAAGTCACAG GGATTCGTCAACGTTCGAGTGCATGTGCAATGCGGGCTTTTTCGGTGATGGGTTCGTGTGTACACCGGAACGGAACTGTGCCAACATTCCGAGTCTGTGTGATCCGAACGCTTACTGCGAACATGGCACTAACGGCTACCAGTGCATCTGTAAGGATGGCTATCTTGGAAACGGAACCGTCTGTAATACGGCACATCGGCTGGATGATGGCTTCCTCCTCATCAGCCAGGGTGTGGCCAATATTCACGTACCACTCAACGGTGGTCTAGGTTATCCAGTCACGATGGCGTTCATGTCGATCGGACTCGATCGAGACTGTGCCGAGGGACGTATCTACTGGAGCGATATCGCGGCCCAGCAGATCGTGAGCGCTAAGTACGATGGCACGGATCAGAAGCCGTTTATCACGAAGGACATTGTGTCGCCCGAGGGTGTAGCAGTGGATTGGATTTCTCGCCGGCTTTATTGGACGGATTCAGCGAAGGACACGATCGAGGTGGCGAGTCTCGAGAATCCGGAACAACGCTCGGTGCTCGTTTCGAAGTACCTGGTCAATCCACGCGGTATCGCGGTTGATCCGCATCAGAGCAAGCTGTACTGGTCGGATTGGAACCGTGACGGACCCAAGATCGAATGGTCTAATTTGGACGGTACGGAGCGTCAGCTGCTGGTGGATAGCCCAAGAGTTTCGCTACCAAACAGCATCCAGGTGTCGATGGCCAGTGGTGAGCTGTGTTACGCTGATGCAGGCACGAAGAAGGTGGAGTGCATCGACACCTACAGCAGGCAGATCCGTACGATCGCCAGCAATCTCACGTATCCCTTCGGATTGGCCGTTACCGACGATCTGTTCTACTGGACGGACTGGGTATC GAAGAAGATCGAGAGCATTGACGTGTACGGTGTGCGCCAGAAGTCCATCAACTCGCCGGTGTTCGGCAACCACAAGATGTACGGCATGACCGCCGTCACGGACAAGTGCCCACTATTCCACAGTCCGTGCGTGATCAATAATGGCGAGTGTCCGGAGGACAAGATCTGTCTCATCAACCCGCGGGCCCCGTCCGGCAGAAGCTGCAAGTGCACTCGGAACTGCAACGACGTTATATTAGATTACTGA